From the genome of Populus trichocarpa isolate Nisqually-1 chromosome 15, P.trichocarpa_v4.1, whole genome shotgun sequence, one region includes:
- the LOC7454698 gene encoding nucleolar protein 56: MALYLLYETSSGYSLFQANGIDEIGQNTEAVRNSVSDLNRFGKVVQLTAFHPFESALDALNQINSVSEGIMTDELRNFLELNLPKVKEGKKAKFSLGVAEPKIGSHIFEVTKLPCQSNDFVHELLRGVRLHFERFIKDLKPGDLEKAQLGLGHSYSRAKVKFNVNRVDNMVIQAIFLLDTLDKDVNSFAMRVREWYSWHFPELAKIVNDNYLYAKLAKFIDDKSKLSEDKLPELTDLLGDEDKAKEVVEAAKASMGQDLSPIDLINVQQFAQRVMDLSEYRKKLHEYLITKMNDIAPNLASLIGEMVGARLISHAGSLTNLAKCPSSTLQILGAEKALFRALKTRGNTPKYGLIFHSSFIGRASARNKGRMARYLANKCSIASRIDCFSENGTTVFGEKLREQVEERLDFYDKGVAPRKNIDVMKAAIESTENKDTDMETEEATTVPSAKKGKKKKSKSDAAENSELMAEDKPTVNGGASEDAKSEKKKKKEKRKLELEQAVENSNGTNGVEAEEDVSSTKKKKKKSKDQDGEDLQDASDMKKKRKKKSKGEE; the protein is encoded by the exons ATGGCTCTGTATTTGCTATACGAGACTTCATCAGGATACAGTCTTTTCCAAGCTAATGGTATTGATGAAATTGGACAAAACACCGAGGCTGTTAGGAACTCTGTTTCGGATCTTAACCGGTTTGGTAAGGTAGTGCAGCTCACTGCTTTTCACCCGTTCGAGTCTGCTCTTGATGCTCTCAACCAGATTAACTCTGTTTCTGAAG GTATCATGACTGATGAATTGAGAAACTTTTTGGAGCTTAATCTCCCAAAAGTCAAGGAgggaaagaaggcaaagtttaGTTTGGGAGTTGCTGAGCCAAAGATCGGGTCCCATATCTTTGAGGTGACAAAACTTCCTTGCCAAAGTAATGACTTTGTTCATGAGCTTCTTCGCGGTGTAAGATTACATTTTGAAAGGTTCATCAAGGACTTGAAG CCTGGTGACTTGGAGAAAGCCCAACTTGGTTTGGGGCACAGTTACAGCAGAGCAAAAGTGAAGTTCAATGTAAACCGAGTTGACAATATGGTTATTCAAGCAATTTTCCTTCTTGATACTCTTGATAAGGATGTCAATTCATTTGCAATGAGAGTCAG AGAATGGTATTCTTGGCATTTCCCTGAATTAGCGAAGATCGTCAATGACAACTATCTCTATGCCAAACTTGCAAAGTTCATTGATGACAAGTCCAAGTTGTCTGAAGACAAACTCCCAGAACTAACCGACTTACTTGGAGATGAAGATAAAGCAAAGGAGGTTGTAGAAGCTGCCAAGGCATCAATGG GGCAAGACTTGTCCCCCATTGACTTGATTAATGTCCAGCAATTTGCTCAGAGGGTAATGGACCTCTCTGAGTACAGGAAGAAGCTCCATGAATATCTAATTACAAAAATGAATGATATTGCTCCCAATTTGGCTTCCTTGATTGGTGAAATGGTTGGGGCTCGTTTGATTTCTCATGCTGGCAGTCTCACAAATCTGGCCAAGTGCCCTTCTTCCACCCTTCAGATCCTTGGTGCTGAGAAGGCACTCTTCAG GGCACTTAAAACTCGTGGAAACACACCAAAATATGGTTTGATTTTCCATTCATCTTTTATTGGTCGCGCATCTGCTCGCAACAAGGGACGCATGGCTCGCTATCTTGCAAACAAGTGTTCTATTGCATCTCgcattgattgtttttctg AGAACGGGACAACTGTTTTTGGGGAGAAACTAAGAGAACAAGTTGAGGAGAGATTGGATTTCTATGACAAGGGTGTTGCACCTCGTAAAAACATTGATGTGATGAAAGCTGCAATTGAAAGTACTGAAAATAAAG ATACTGATATGGAAACTGAGGAAGCAACTACTGTTCCTTCTGCAAAGAAaggcaagaaaaagaaatcaaaatctgaTGCTGCAGAGAATAGTGAGCTTATGGCTGAAGACAAACCAACAGTAAATGGAGGTGCTTCAGAGGATGCTAAAtctgagaagaagaagaaaaaggagaagagaaaattgGAGCTGGAGCAGGCTGTTGAGAACTCAAATGGTACTAACGGGGTTGAAGCTGAGGAGGATGTTTCTTccacaaagaagaaaaagaagaagagtaaGGATCAAGATGGAGAGGATCTGCAAGATGCCAGtgacatgaaaaagaaaaggaagaagaagtcAAAAGGTGAAGAATAG